In Biomphalaria glabrata chromosome 11, xgBioGlab47.1, whole genome shotgun sequence, the following proteins share a genomic window:
- the LOC106074347 gene encoding involucrin-like, with amino-acid sequence MFYPTNGSLHLVDRQLVHLQLIDRQLVHLQLIDRQLVHPQLVDRQLVHLQLVDRQQVHLHLVDRQLVHLQLIDRQLVHLQLVDRQLVHLQLVDRQLVHLQLVDRQLVHLQLVDRKLVHLQLIDRQLVHLQLIDRQLVHLQQVNRQLVHLQLIDRQLVHLQLNDRQLVHPQLVDRQLVHLQLVDRQQVHLHLVDRQLVHLQLIDRQLVHLQLVDRQLVHLQLVDRQLVHLQLVDRQLVHLQLVDRKLVHLQLIDRQLVHLQLIDRQLVHLQQVNRQLVHLQLIDRQLVHLQLNDRQLAHLQLVDRHLVHLQLIDRQLLHLQLVNRQLVHLQLHDRQLVHLQLNDRQLAHLQLVDRHLVHLQMGDRQLDHLQMGDRQLVHLHMVDRQLVHLQMGDRQLVHLHMVDRQWFNYN; translated from the coding sequence ATGTTTTACCCGACAAATGGTTCTCTTCACCTGGttgacagacaactggttcacctaCAACTGAttgacagacaactggttcacctaCAACTGAttgacagacaactggttcacccaCAGCTGGttgacagacaactggttcacctaCAGCTGGTTGACAGACAACAGGTTCACCTACACCTGGttgacagacaactggttcacctaCAACTGAttgacagacaactggttcacctaCAGCTGGttgacagacaactggttcacctaCAGCTGGttgacagacaactggttcacctaCAGCTGGttgacagacaactggttcacctaCAGCTGGTTGACAGAAAACTGGTTCACCTACAGCTGAttgacagacaactggttcacctaCAACTGAttgacagacaactggttcacctaCAACAGGTTAACAGACAACTAGTTCACCTACAGCTGATTGACAGACAACTAGTTCACCTACAGCTGAAtgacagacaactggttcacccaCAGCTGGttgacagacaactggttcacctaCAGCTGGTTGACAGACAACAGGTTCACCTACACCTGGttgacagacaactggttcacctaCAACTGAttgacagacaactggttcacctaCAGCTGGttgacagacaactggttcacctaCAGCTGGttgacagacaactggttcacctaCAGCTGGttgacagacaactggttcacctaCAGCTGGTTGACAGAAAACTGGTTCACCTACAGCTGAttgacagacaactggttcacctaCAACTGAttgacagacaactggttcacctaCAACAGGTTAACAGACAACTAGTTCACCTACAGCTGATTGACAGACAACTAGTTCACCTACAGCTGAATGACAGACAACTGGCTCACCTACAGCTGGTTGACAGACATCTGGTTCACCTACAACTGATTGACAGACAACTGCTTCACCTACAACTGGTTAACAGACAACTAGTTCACCTACAGCTGCATGACAGACAACTAGTTCACCTACAGCTGAATGACAGACAACTGGCTCACCTACAGCTGGTTGACAGACATCTGGTTCACCTACAGATGGGTGACAGACAGCTGGATCACCTACAGATGGGtgacagacaactggttcacctaCATATGGttgacagacaactggttcacctaCAGATGGGtgacagacaactggttcacctaCATATGGTTGACAGACAATGGTTCAACTACAACTGA
- the LOC129928943 gene encoding involucrin-like, whose protein sequence is MGDRQLVHLHMVDRQLVHLQLVDRQLVHLQLIDRQLVHLQLIDRQLVHLQLVNRQLVHLQLNDRQLAHLQLVDRHLVHLQMGDRQLVHLHMVDRQLVQLQLIDRQLVHLQLNDRQLAHLQMVDRQLVHLQMGDRQLVHLHMVDRQLVHLQLIDRQLVHLQLVDRQLVHLQLVDRQLVHLQLDDRQLVHLQMGDRQLVHLQLVDRQMIHLQLDDRQLIHLQLVDRQMIHLQLDDRQLVHLQLVDRQLIHLQFMHRQLFCRIETLDLNPTRTFNWFALKVTIGHFNVSRPWI, encoded by the coding sequence ATGGGtgacagacaactggttcacctaCATATGGttgacagacaactggttcacctaCAGCTGGttgacagacaactggttcacctaCAGCTGAttgacagacaactggttcacctaCAACTGAttgacagacaactggttcacctaCAACTGGTTAACAGACAACTAGTTCACCTACAGCTGAATGACAGACAACTGGCTCACCTACAGCTGGTTGACAGACATCTGGTTCACCTACAGATGGGtgacagacaactggttcacctaCATATGGttgacagacaactggttcaacTACAACTGATTGACAGACAACTAGTTCACCTACAGCTGAATGACAGACAACTGGCTCACCTACAGATGGttgacagacaactggttcacctaCAGATGGGtgacagacaactggttcacctaCATATGGttgacagacaactggttcacctaCAACTGAttgacagacaactggttcacctaCAGCTGGttgacagacaactggttcacctaCAGCTGGTGGACAGACAACTAGTTCACCTACAGCTGGAtgacagacaacttgttcacctaCAGATGGGtgacagacaactggttcacctaCAGCTGGTTGACAGACAAATGATTCACCTACAGCTGGATGACAGACAACTGATTCACCTACAGCTGGTTGACAGACAAATGATTCACCTACAGCTGGAtgacagacaactggttcacctaCAGCTGGTTGACAGACAACTGATTCACCTACAGTTCATGCACCGACAATTGTTTTGCAGGATAGAAACATTAGACTTAAATCCTACTCGAACGTTCAATTGGTTTGCATTGAAAGTAACTATAGGGCATTTTAATGTGTCACGTCCATGGATCTGA